One region of Halohasta litchfieldiae genomic DNA includes:
- a CDS encoding sugar phosphate isomerase/epimerase family protein, translating into MTDRRLGAAMDIRFDANVPEFLDYITDRGLNHIELKREYLYGHPEAPTPERLGELADQYDVSVTYHAPFRDWNLGSINEASRQASVDQVKQTIDDAATAGAGAVVVHGGSVPHRYPEWVRSAAHENALQSLAECAQYAQLIGVPICLENQPKSRSKRRYTTTPADLAAVLDEVDVVPKYFGVTLDVGHAKVNGYDWEAFVDRFGDRIRVCHLHDNDGTADQHEPLVDHESIVEHVPADYFVFETKSVDDVARSVGAEPVVPETTLAADN; encoded by the coding sequence ATGACCGACCGCAGACTCGGCGCAGCAATGGATATCCGGTTTGATGCCAACGTCCCGGAGTTTCTCGACTACATCACGGATCGGGGACTGAACCACATCGAACTCAAACGCGAGTATCTCTACGGCCATCCCGAGGCACCGACCCCCGAGCGACTGGGCGAACTGGCCGATCAGTACGATGTTTCGGTCACCTACCACGCCCCCTTCCGAGACTGGAATCTCGGGAGTATCAACGAGGCCTCCCGACAGGCATCAGTCGACCAGGTCAAACAGACCATCGACGATGCTGCGACCGCGGGTGCCGGGGCGGTCGTCGTCCACGGTGGCTCAGTTCCCCACCGCTACCCCGAGTGGGTTCGGAGCGCCGCCCACGAGAACGCCCTCCAGTCACTGGCTGAATGTGCCCAGTACGCCCAACTCATTGGCGTCCCGATTTGTCTGGAAAACCAGCCCAAAAGCCGGTCGAAACGCCGGTATACCACCACGCCAGCCGATCTTGCAGCAGTACTCGACGAGGTCGACGTGGTTCCCAAATACTTCGGTGTGACACTGGATGTCGGCCACGCGAAGGTCAACGGCTACGACTGGGAGGCGTTTGTCGACCGCTTTGGCGACCGGATTCGGGTCTGTCACCTCCACGACAACGATGGCACTGCAGATCAACATGAGCCACTGGTCGACCACGAATCAATCGTCGAGCACGTTCCGGCCGACTACTTCGTCTTCGAGACGAAATCTGTCGACGACGTGGCTCGGTCGGTTGGTGCCGAGCCGGTTGTCCCGGAGACAACACTTGCAGCCGACAACTGA
- a CDS encoding alpha-D-ribose 1-methylphosphonate 5-triphosphate diphosphatase, which produces MTNSTTSDTASTGETTPTSEDASTGETTPIGEAASTGSIATTDTQTVDSLAVVGGQVVTPETVIEGGIRIEGDRIVEVGDVDTDADRVIDANGRYVLPGLIDLHGDDIEGHLHPRSGARMSTPMALASADRANVAAGITTKFHAISFELDEDADRSPELAAELTGAITAANGLLVDHRLHARCEVTQPECVEAVLAVVENGDADLVSVMSHIPGKGQFRNIESFREYYAESTDHTVEEADRIIEKRGDVPMSTIRKRVQQVIERAHDAGAVTASHDDEDPEEVARLADVGVDITEYPITMATAERAAERGMNTAMGAPNLVRGESQWGNLATVDAIEAGVVDILVADYHPPSLLAGAFVETGEPLADRIRRVTATPADAIGFADRGRLEAGKRADLVVVDSEPTPTVTQAIVGGQPVYRADGTLGGKR; this is translated from the coding sequence ATGACCAACTCTACGACCAGCGATACCGCATCGACCGGCGAAACCACACCAACCAGCGAGGACGCATCGACCGGCGAAACCACACCGATCGGTGAGGCTGCATCGACTGGTTCGATAGCCACGACAGACACCCAAACAGTCGACTCGCTTGCGGTCGTCGGTGGGCAGGTCGTTACCCCAGAAACGGTCATCGAGGGGGGAATTCGAATCGAAGGCGACCGGATTGTCGAGGTTGGCGATGTCGACACAGACGCTGACAGAGTGATCGACGCCAATGGGCGTTACGTGCTTCCCGGACTGATCGATCTCCACGGCGACGATATAGAGGGTCATCTTCATCCCCGATCGGGAGCCCGGATGTCGACGCCGATGGCGCTTGCCTCGGCCGATCGGGCCAACGTTGCCGCCGGGATTACGACGAAGTTCCACGCAATCTCCTTCGAACTCGATGAGGACGCCGATCGGTCACCGGAGCTGGCCGCCGAACTCACTGGGGCGATTACCGCCGCCAACGGGCTGCTAGTCGACCACCGGCTCCATGCCCGATGTGAGGTCACCCAACCGGAGTGCGTCGAAGCAGTACTGGCTGTCGTCGAAAACGGCGACGCCGATCTCGTCTCGGTGATGAGCCACATCCCCGGCAAGGGGCAGTTCCGAAACATCGAGTCGTTCCGCGAGTATTACGCGGAGTCGACCGACCACACCGTCGAGGAGGCCGACCGAATCATCGAAAAGCGGGGCGACGTTCCGATGTCGACCATCCGAAAACGAGTCCAGCAGGTCATCGAGCGGGCCCACGACGCCGGGGCGGTCACGGCCTCTCACGATGACGAAGACCCTGAGGAAGTAGCCCGACTTGCCGATGTCGGCGTCGACATTACCGAGTACCCGATCACAATGGCGACCGCCGAGCGGGCTGCCGAACGCGGCATGAACACCGCGATGGGCGCACCGAACCTGGTTCGTGGCGAAAGTCAGTGGGGGAATCTTGCGACAGTCGACGCCATCGAAGCCGGTGTCGTGGATATCCTCGTCGCCGACTACCATCCACCATCACTTCTGGCGGGCGCGTTCGTCGAAACCGGCGAACCGTTGGCAGATCGGATCAGACGGGTGACTGCAACGCCTGCCGACGCTATTGGATTCGCGGATCGAGGTCGTCTCGAAGCCGGCAAACGGGCCGATCTCGTAGTCGTCGACAGCGAACCGACGCCGACAGTCACTCAAGCAATCGTGGGTGGACAGCCGGTGTATCGAGCAGATGGAACGCTTGGAGGCAAGCGATGA
- a CDS encoding carbon-phosphorus lyase complex subunit PhnI — protein sequence MGYVAVTAGEEIIERAEQLFEKQRIDGQETDISVDQLDGQLGRLTAQAMSEGGLYAPRLAALAVKQAQGDTVEAAFLLRAYRSTLERFDETVPVEPSEMLASRRVSPAFKDVPGGQILGPTKDYTQRLLDFDLIEGDSKDPTADWETTEGSDPDNADDPEKLTNVMELLREEGLIDEPDEPDELAVDEPIEPTDTTREPVTHPPDRDAVLQELARGETGAVTALGYSALRGYGQVHPTLAEVRVGRLPVTIEHPYTGDEVTVTHTEVSESEAIVPVYAKRDDPQFAFGYGLTFGRNERKAIGMTILDASIQLDGVTEPAENPEFVLDVVDGMDSFGFIEHLKLPHYVTFQSTLDRIRSIRERKGVGQTGQVDTEIRDDGSDDDSGNDGSASGSSDPDCGHDDPDSAVDEPTPDEEPVVAEVSDDD from the coding sequence ATGGGGTACGTCGCGGTCACTGCCGGCGAGGAGATCATCGAACGGGCCGAACAGCTGTTCGAAAAACAGCGGATCGACGGCCAAGAGACAGACATCTCGGTCGACCAACTGGACGGACAGCTGGGTCGACTCACTGCCCAGGCAATGAGCGAAGGAGGGCTGTATGCTCCTCGACTCGCCGCGCTCGCGGTCAAGCAGGCACAGGGCGACACTGTCGAGGCCGCCTTCCTGCTTCGGGCCTACCGGTCGACGCTCGAACGATTCGATGAGACCGTCCCGGTCGAACCAAGTGAGATGCTCGCCAGTCGGCGCGTCTCGCCAGCGTTCAAAGACGTCCCCGGCGGCCAGATCCTCGGTCCAACGAAAGATTACACCCAGCGCCTTTTGGATTTTGACTTGATCGAGGGCGATTCGAAGGATCCGACTGCGGACTGGGAGACGACCGAGGGGAGTGACCCTGACAACGCTGACGACCCTGAGAAACTGACCAACGTGATGGAACTGCTCCGCGAGGAGGGGTTGATCGACGAACCCGACGAGCCCGACGAACTGGCAGTCGACGAGCCGATTGAGCCGACCGATACGACCCGGGAGCCGGTAACACACCCACCCGACCGCGATGCAGTTCTCCAGGAACTCGCACGGGGCGAAACGGGTGCGGTGACTGCGCTCGGCTACTCTGCACTGCGCGGGTACGGTCAGGTCCACCCGACACTCGCAGAGGTCCGAGTCGGTCGACTGCCAGTAACGATCGAGCATCCCTACACTGGCGATGAGGTGACAGTCACCCACACCGAGGTCAGCGAATCGGAGGCGATCGTTCCCGTGTACGCCAAACGGGACGACCCGCAGTTCGCCTTCGGCTACGGGCTGACCTTCGGCCGCAACGAGCGCAAGGCCATCGGGATGACAATTCTCGATGCCTCCATCCAACTCGATGGCGTCACAGAACCGGCCGAGAATCCCGAATTTGTGCTCGATGTCGTCGACGGGATGGACTCGTTTGGATTCATAGAACACCTGAAACTGCCTCACTACGTCACCTTCCAGTCGACACTCGACCGGATACGGTCGATCCGTGAGCGCAAAGGAGTGGGCCAAACAGGGCAGGTCGACACTGAGATTCGAGACGATGGGAGTGATGACGATAGCGGGAACGATGGTTCCGCCAGCGGGAGCAGTGATCCCGACTGCGGGCACGATGATCCCGACAGCGCAGTCGACGAGCCAACGCCTGACGAGGAACCAGTTGTTGCGGAGGTAAGCGACGATGACTGA
- a CDS encoding alpha-D-ribose 1-methylphosphonate 5-phosphate C-P-lyase PhnJ, whose protein sequence is MTDQIMTDEPPETVEYQLRTADESSVATDGGTTVSSDTVDGETDAVDATLDALESDGLSGYNYAYLDEHTKREVRRSMLKAVAIPGHQVPYASRPMPLARGWGTGGIQASLSILGPDDRFKVIDQGADESVNAANIRRLAENTAEIETTTDTTDADLIQTRHRIPEEVLTDDQILVLQVPITDALRKVDPSDAANRRRHAHKNYGKMWVHLYENVVEWGEINISSRYPTMVGGRYLMDPSPIPRWDVPKLDDADNLFVFAAGREARIYAVPPHTDVEPLAFSDREFTVERFGGQSCHACGSTDTYLVEVSEEAGDTDRETNNTDREFETRYACNDSSFCAKRRENPELPKDHHLDRGGVDWGPKTASETTGSRKTAAGKTKSPGGEAE, encoded by the coding sequence ATGACTGACCAGATTATGACCGACGAGCCACCAGAAACAGTCGAGTATCAACTCAGAACAGCCGATGAGTCATCTGTAGCGACCGACGGTGGGACGACTGTTTCGTCTGACACAGTCGACGGTGAGACAGATGCTGTCGACGCTACCCTCGACGCACTGGAAAGCGACGGACTGTCGGGCTACAACTACGCGTATCTCGACGAACACACCAAACGCGAGGTCCGGCGGTCGATGCTGAAAGCCGTCGCCATCCCCGGCCATCAGGTACCCTACGCCTCCCGGCCGATGCCACTGGCCCGTGGCTGGGGGACCGGTGGCATTCAGGCGTCACTGTCGATTCTGGGACCGGACGACCGGTTCAAAGTAATCGACCAGGGAGCCGACGAGAGCGTTAATGCGGCCAACATCCGTCGACTGGCCGAAAACACCGCCGAGATCGAGACGACCACCGACACGACCGACGCAGATCTGATCCAGACGCGCCACCGTATTCCCGAGGAAGTGCTGACCGACGATCAGATCCTCGTTTTGCAGGTGCCGATCACCGATGCACTCCGGAAAGTCGACCCCTCGGATGCGGCCAACCGGCGTCGACACGCCCACAAGAACTACGGAAAAATGTGGGTCCATCTCTACGAAAACGTCGTCGAGTGGGGTGAAATCAACATCTCCTCCCGGTATCCGACGATGGTCGGCGGGCGGTATCTGATGGATCCCTCGCCGATTCCGCGCTGGGACGTGCCGAAACTCGATGATGCCGACAATCTGTTTGTCTTCGCTGCAGGTCGAGAGGCCCGCATCTATGCGGTCCCACCGCACACCGATGTCGAACCGCTGGCGTTCAGTGATCGCGAGTTCACCGTCGAGCGATTCGGCGGGCAGTCGTGTCACGCCTGTGGGTCGACCGACACCTATCTCGTGGAGGTCTCAGAGGAAGCAGGCGACACTGACCGAGAAACAAACAACACTGACCGGGAGTTCGAGACGCGCTATGCCTGCAACGATTCGAGCTTCTGTGCGAAGCGCCGGGAAAACCCCGAGCTACCCAAAGACCACCACCTCGACCGCGGGGGCGTCGACTGGGGGCCGAAAACGGCCAGCGAAACCACCGGGAGTCGAAAAACGGCCGCGGGAAAAACCAAGAGCCCAGGAGGTGAGGCCGAATGA
- a CDS encoding ATP-binding cassette domain-containing protein — protein sequence MTLLSATGLQTVYGEGCSRCIESTGDRAGTNQCPHCGSVVACAEADLSVREGEVLGIVGESGSGKSSLAEQLALERDPDATTTGMVDYDGYDGNLLAVDYETRHDLRTSDIALVHQHIRDGLNPEFTGGGNVAEKLLSAGWRSYEDVRDRVQELFEATEIPVDRMDDPTSTYSGGMQRRVQIARALATDPELVVLDEPTTGLDVSVQARVLDMFRQVQREEGVACVVVSHDLGVVRLLADRTLVMRHGRIVESGLTDRVMEDPHHEYTQTLINSVI from the coding sequence ATGACGCTACTTTCGGCCACAGGACTCCAGACCGTCTACGGCGAGGGGTGTTCGCGCTGTATTGAGTCGACTGGCGATCGTGCCGGGACGAACCAGTGTCCCCACTGTGGAAGCGTCGTCGCCTGTGCTGAGGCCGATCTGTCGGTTCGAGAAGGCGAGGTGCTGGGCATCGTTGGTGAATCCGGTTCGGGAAAATCGAGTCTCGCAGAACAGCTTGCCTTAGAACGGGACCCCGATGCCACCACCACCGGGATGGTCGACTACGACGGCTATGACGGCAATCTGTTAGCTGTCGATTACGAGACGCGACACGACCTCCGAACCAGTGATATCGCACTCGTCCACCAGCACATCCGGGATGGTCTCAATCCCGAGTTTACCGGTGGTGGCAACGTTGCCGAAAAACTGCTGTCGGCTGGCTGGCGCTCCTACGAGGACGTTCGCGACCGGGTCCAAGAGCTGTTCGAAGCGACCGAGATTCCGGTCGACCGAATGGACGACCCGACGAGCACCTACTCCGGTGGGATGCAGCGCCGAGTCCAGATCGCACGCGCACTCGCGACCGATCCAGAACTCGTTGTGCTGGATGAGCCAACGACTGGCCTCGACGTGAGCGTCCAGGCCCGCGTGTTGGATATGTTCCGACAGGTCCAGCGCGAGGAGGGCGTCGCCTGCGTCGTCGTCTCACACGATCTCGGCGTCGTCCGCCTGCTGGCCGACCGAACGCTGGTGATGCGTCATGGTCGCATCGTTGAATCGGGGCTCACCGACCGCGTGATGGAAGATCCGCACCACGAATACACCCAGACACTTATCAATTCAGTAATATGA
- a CDS encoding phosphonate C-P lyase system protein PhnL, giving the protein MTALTVDGLSKTFDMHVLGDTQVVGLDDVSFDVREGEFLAVVGASGSGKSSLLKCLYRTYDPTGGRVVYHRNALVDSSSDNSSDNSSVDLASCDDQTVIGLRNTAIGYTSQFLDEIPRVPAVDVVSRPLREQGVPAEEARQRARELLSRLRLPEELWEAYPATFSGGERQRVNLAQALAPKPDLLLLDEPTSALDPDTRQAAIDLLREYLDADTTVIGVFHNTAVIEAVADRVVMLEDGQLQGVVPVDDYDGEVVR; this is encoded by the coding sequence ATGACAGCACTTACCGTCGACGGCTTGTCCAAAACCTTCGACATGCACGTTCTCGGCGACACCCAAGTCGTCGGGCTCGACGACGTCTCGTTCGATGTCCGCGAGGGAGAGTTCCTCGCGGTCGTCGGAGCATCCGGCAGCGGCAAATCCTCACTGTTGAAATGCCTCTACCGGACCTACGATCCGACAGGCGGTCGGGTCGTGTATCATCGCAACGCCTTGGTCGACAGTTCATCAGACAATTCATCGGACAATTCATCGGTCGACCTCGCTTCCTGTGACGACCAGACAGTCATCGGGCTCCGAAACACCGCGATCGGCTACACCTCTCAGTTCCTCGATGAGATACCACGCGTTCCCGCGGTCGACGTGGTTTCGCGTCCCCTCCGCGAACAGGGTGTTCCAGCCGAGGAGGCCCGCCAACGAGCCCGGGAGCTGTTGTCTCGGCTCCGACTTCCCGAGGAGCTGTGGGAGGCATATCCCGCGACCTTCTCGGGCGGCGAGCGACAGCGAGTCAACCTCGCCCAAGCACTCGCCCCGAAACCGGATCTCCTGTTGCTCGACGAGCCGACCAGCGCGCTCGATCCCGACACCAGACAGGCTGCGATTGATCTTTTGCGGGAGTATCTCGACGCCGACACTACCGTCATCGGTGTGTTCCACAATACGGCGGTCATCGAGGCGGTTGCCGACCGAGTTGTCATGCTCGAAGACGGGCAACTCCAAGGGGTCGTTCCGGTCGACGACTACGACGGGGAGGTGGTGAGATGA